One part of the Augochlora pura isolate Apur16 chromosome 3, APUR_v2.2.1, whole genome shotgun sequence genome encodes these proteins:
- the LOC144467906 gene encoding astakine isoform X1 — protein sequence MYPTTRRGAMASILLTSILLLSFSCFSHATNRPDYIRCQNNLECGPEYCCTIGANRYSTPQCKPMQALGEMCRPGSASTINMTASYPDGAQVLLTNVHFILCPCADGLFCDRGVCKEAAEKRDSNLLIDENRNRED from the exons AT GTATCCAACAACGAGACGAGGTGCGATGGCGTCGATCTTGCTTACTTCGATTCTTCTCCTTTCGTTCAGCTGCTTCTCCCACGCAACGAACCGACCAGATTATATTCGCTGTCAGAATAATTTGGAATGTGGGCCCGAATACTGTTGCACCATAG GAGCAAACAGGTACAGTACTCCTCAGTGCAAACCTATGCAAGCATTGGGAGAAATGTGCAGACCAGGCAGCGCTTCCACGATCAACATGACCGCGTCGTATCCTGACGGTGCTCAGGTGTTATTGACCAACGTCCATTTCATCCTTTGTCCCTGCGCCGACGGATTGTTCTGCGACCGAGGTGTCTGCAAAGAGGCAGCCGAGAAACGTGACTCAAATCTTCTGATCGATGAAAACCGCAATCGAGAAGATTGA
- the Emei gene encoding transmembrane protein 161-like emei, with protein MAFLGAQLVITLIMVSVIQKLTPHFSLARWMLCSTGLTRYLYPTDQQLRSMVGVPKEKPKKGKHMENGKLADVFQVPRNLDITLENVKINTLDVVHLKYYTEYQWLLDFSVYAAAVYALTEVYNYFYPIKDEINLSMLWCSLVLVFAFKVLLSLWIEYFKGEESIGERSTCIVTGFAYLLIAMMVLIVDENNLEIGLDKAYASFNHSASLFLDNQGLSSTGPASKIVIKFFLALWCGLLGSLFTFPGLRVSKMHWDTLRYYENRKLLLLISNISYASPLLLISLWIKPISRDYLTVRIFRGMNGPLMTPSAFESMRLIAIVVAILLKLILMPTYLQSYLNLAVQRIENQKKEAGRIKNVDLQKKIAAVFYYLCVVALQIIVPLIICLFLTFMYKSLGGYTWEGIFKEVALEECPADDPPISVLKGTSDDYEKTVVQTAQDFQLALGSLKQIFTTDVYRGLFGLATWWSCFTLFASTAMGMFYQSYFSSM; from the exons ATG GCTTTCCTAGGAGCTCAATTGGTCATTACCCTTATTATGGTCAGTGTCATTCAAAAATTGACTCCGCATTTCTCCTTGGCAAGATGGATGTTATGTTCTACAGG GTTGACACGTTACTTGTATCCGACTGACCAACAGTTAAGGAGCATGGTGGGTGTACCCAAAGAGAAACCCAAAAAAGGCAAGCATATGGAGAATGGAAAGCTTGCCGATGTATTTCAAGTTCCTAGAAATCTGGATATTACGCTGGAAAATGTTAAGATAAATACATTAGATGTAgtgcatttaaaatattatacagagTATCAGTGGTTGTTGGATTTTTCTGTTTATGCTGCAGCAGTCTATGCTTTAACAGAG gtgtataattatttctatccgATCAAAGATGAGATAAATCTAAGTATGCTTTGGTGTTCATTGGTTTTGGTTTTTGCATT cAAAGTATTGCTCTCCTTGTGGATAGAATATTTCAAAGGAGAGGAGAGTATAGGTGAAAGGTCTACATGTATTGTAACCGGATTTGCTTACCTTCTTATAGCTATGATGGTTCTTATCGTTGACGAAAATAATCTTGAGATTGGATTGGACAAAGCCTATGCAAGCTTTAATCACAGTGCATCTTTGTTTTTAGATAATCAAGGTCTTTCATCTAC AGGTCCTgcatcaaaaattgttataaaattctttcttgCATTGTGGTGTGGTTTGCTCGGTTCCTTATTTACTTTCCCTGGTTTGAGAGTATCAAAAATGCATTGGGATACGTTAAG atattacgAAAACAGAAAGCTATTGTTATTGATATCAAACATTAGTTATGCCTCCCCACTTCTATTGATAAGCTTATGGATTAAGCCTATAAGTAGGGATTACCTTACAGTTCGAATATTTCGTGGTATGAACGGTCCACT aatgaCACCATCGGCTTTCGAGAGTATGAGGCTAATTGCAATAGTCGttgcgattttattaaagcTGATATTGATGCCGACGTATTTGCAATCATATCTAAATTTAGCTGTGCAACGAATAGAAAATCAAAAGAAAGAAGCTGGTAGAATAAAGAACGTTGATTTACAGAAAAAG ATTGCagcagtattttattatttatgtgttGTTGCGTTGCAAATCATTGTTCcattaattatatgtttatttttaacgttcaTGTACAAATCATTag GTGGTTATACGTGGGAGGGTATTTTCAAAGAAGTAGCATTGGAGGAATGTCCAGCGGATGACCCACCGATATCGGTACTGAAAGGAACCAGTGATGATTATGAAAAAACTGTTGTGCAAACCGCGCAAGATTTTCAACTTGCGTTAGGATCTTTAAAGCag atatttacaaCAGATGTGTATAGAGGTTTATTCGGTCTAGCAACGTGGTGGAGTTGCTTCACATTATTTGCATCTACTGCCATGGGCATGTTTTATCAATCATATTTCTCCAGTATGTGA
- the Brd8 gene encoding bromodomain containing 8, giving the protein MTSVQDRLKLKRTYDSWSTREQLCLASSVLKSGDQNWMSVSRSLKAIVEKDTLRPPDWFSQKSCAIQYAHLLENADTPKRKKRESGETTGESIVRKLTQERITELGQILAFQRDEYQQLKAEINMLKSGPVTEDKLQKMWLGIEQEEREQEQKARAHSAWLAKRQQKQELNSPQGTSAINQRRSTDTSLELQETTEAVDEDEKKGKGGRSPLLTSLLKSPSPTTQIQTSTTTAQASSPTITSLLGSSPKVPNTQLMQNVSPQLHQLVSSTIANAPPERPSVGAPTLSMLLEMPTNAQRGPLPNLQTTSTIVSQQNVPTEVHTLQTQPVHQVTIQNETPMPAQPLAINPPNSPITESMVHIINNIDVINAIHKDIADVIDKDEINEIIGDIEELIKEEITGSPQTLDTTTTTINSLTVPQIQEVPVVTERPEPRDVDEVVSLSNSPESEMAIEEIDSSTSNIAEIIGTVAIEPQEPKVIVAEISETVSSTSEQVKSEEPTSHERMAVPDELLPELEANDGESSKDAPLEEKQMIEELDTMDSTSNVEAEETDSKIRMKELDEMVEDEIDEEEETEVVVPEAKESPSDKLQRESSEELDNKGNMELDQLEMHLAKITGEQQDIPSAEVVSVSSEVTNDLPSTEDTEKSQDISLILEDDESIHSTEDKKKITEEQIIENTIESTESVESFKEEPVIIIKEKTIIEVSEQSPEKSQEEHTEETLEIYTDEFKKEDTKDSSEDTTSSILQDIEIKEEEIEETTLVEDSAQLVSSEEVEISKQEFVEPAKSENDVPIIKKEENTFEESKIEEESKIRLENITMLEIKKEDIPVKEEKEDKKNVDTEQNVKKETESIVSAGEDTVELDEEESSLSKLSGGRAMKTYSKKQNASIDSEPENEGTGEGADYRAWKKAVMLFYNRLATHKYASVFLRPITEDQAPGYHSVIFRPMDLSTIKKNIDNGTIRSTIHFQRDVMLMFQNAIMYNKHDTFIYKMAVSMQEECLQHMQILVQVTGEGTLRRETRTAASSSSEASESSIKRKRSHITPSPHDTDSPRSKKRRKSEND; this is encoded by the exons ATGACGTCGGTACAAGACA ggttgaaattaaaacgaaccTATGACAGTTGGAGTACCCGTGAGCAACTATGTTTAGCATCCAGTGTATTGAAATCTGGTGACCAAAATTGGATGAGTGTGTCGAGATCATTGAAGGCAATTGTTGAAAAAGACACATTAAGACCACCCGATTGGTTTTCTCAAAAGTCTTGCGCCATTCAATATGcacatttattagaaaatgcaGACACtccaaagagaaagaagagagagagcggagaaACAACTGGTGAATCCATAGTTAGAAAACTAACACAGGAAAGAATAACTGAATTGGGACAAATATTAGCCTTCCAAAGAGATGAGTACCAGCAACTTAAagctgaaataaatatgttaaaatctGGACCTGTGACGGAAGATAAGTTACAAAAAATGTGGCTTGGCATTGAACAGGAAGAACGGGAGCAAGAACAAAAAGCAAGGGCCCATTCAGCATGGTTAGCCAAACGCCAACAGAAGCAAGAATTGAATTCACCGCAAGGAACATCTGCTATAAATCAACGTAGATCTACTGATACATCGCTAGAACTCCAAGAAACAACTGAAGCAGTTGATGAGGATGAAAAGAAGGGTAAAGGTGGGAGATCACCTTTACTAACAAGTTTACTGAAATCACCAAGTCCTACCACACAAATTCAGACATCAACTACAACAGCACAAGCAAGCTCTCCCACAATTACAAGTCTACTTGGCTCTAGCCCTAAAGTCCCAAATACCCAATTGATGCAAAACGTTTCTCCACAACTACATCAATTAGTTTCTTCGACAATTGCAAATGCACCACCAGAGAGACCATCGGTTGGTGCCCCAACTTTATCAATGTTGCTTGAAATGCCTACTAATGCACAACGAGGCCCATTACCAAATTTACAGACAACGTCAACTATTGTATCGCAACAGAACGTGCCTACCGAAGTTCATACTCTACAGACACAACCTGTTCATCAAGTGACAATTCAAAATGAGACACCAATGCCTGCTCAACCACTTGCCATTAATCCACCAAATAGTCCAATCACAGAAAGTATGGTAcacataataaacaatatagaCGTAATAAATGCAATACATAAAGATATTGCAGATGTAATAGACAAGgatgaaattaacgaaattattggagatatagaagaattaataaaagaggAAATAACTGGGAGCCCACAGACTCTAGACACAACTACTACGACAATTAATAGTCTTACTGTACCCCAAATTCAAGAAGTCCCAGTTGTTACAGAACGTCCAGAGCCTAGAGATGTAGATGAAGTTGTGTCACTCTCTAATTCACCAGAAAGTGAAATGGCTATCGAAGAAATTGATTCTAGCACATCAAACATTGCAGAAATTATAGGGACGGTTGCTATTGAACCACAAGAACCTAAAGTTATTGTCGCTGAAATATCGGAAACTGTATCTAGTACGTCCGAGCAAGTTAAATCTGAGGAACCTACAAGTCACGAAAGGATGGCAGTACCTGATGAACTTCTCCCTGAGTTGGAGGCAAATGATGGTGAAAGTAGCAAAGATGCACCATtagaagaaaaacaaatgaTTGAGGAATTGGATACTATGGATTCAACATCGAATGTAGAAGCAGAGGAAACTGATTCCAAAATTCGTATGAAAGAGCTGGATGAAATGGTAGAAGATGAGATagacgaagaggaagaaacaGAAGTTGTTGTACCAGAGGCTAAAGAATCACCTAGCGATAAACTACAAAGAGAGTCTTCCGAAGAGCTAGATAATAAGGGAAATATGGAATTAGATCAGCTAGAAATGCATCTTGCTAAAATTACTGGTGAACAACAAGATATTCCATCGGCAGAAGTTGTTAGTGTTTCTTCCGAGGTAACGAATGATCTTCCCAGCACAGAGGACACTGAGAAGTCCCAGGACATTAGTTTGATTTTAGAAGATGACGAAAGTATACACAGTACAgaagataagaaaaaaataactgAAGAACAAATCATAGAGAATACAATTGAAAGTACAGAATCAGTCGAATCGTTTAAAGAGGAacctgtaattataataaaagagaaaaccATTATTGAAGTAAGCGAACAATCGCCAGAAAAATCTCAAGAAGAACACACGGAAGAAACTTTAGAGATTTATACAGATGAATTTAAGAAAGAAGACACAAAGGATTCTTCAGAAGATACGACCAGTTCTATATTGCAAGATATAGAGATTAAAGAAGAAGAGATAGAGGAAACTACCCTTGTAGAAGATTCTGCTCAACTAGTATCATCAGAAGAAgttgaaatttcaaaacaaGAATTTGTGGAACCTGCTAAATCTGAAAACGATgttcctattattaaaaaggaagaaaacaCATTTGAAGAATctaaaatagaagaagaatctaaaattcgattagaaaatattactatgttagaaataaaaaaggaagataTTCCTgtaaaagaagagaaagaagataaaaagaatGTAGACACCgaacaaaatgtaaaaaaggaaacggaaTCGATAGTAAGCGCTGGTGAAGATACTGTTGAATTGGATGAGGAAGAATCGTCGTTAAGTAAATTAAGCGGTGGACGTGCTATGAAAACTTACTCCAAAAAACAAAACGCGTCTATTGACAGTGAGCCAGAGAATGAAGGTACTGGAGAAGGTGCAGATTACAGAGCATGGAAAAAGGCAGTCATGTTGTTTTATAATCGTCTTGCTACACATAAGTATGCATCTGTATTTTTGAGACCTATTACAGAAGATCAAGCGCCTGGCTACCATTCAGTAATCTTTAGACCTATGGATCTgtcaacaattaaaaagaatatagacAATGGTACGATCAGATCTACAATACATTTCCAACGCGATGTCATGCTAATGtttcaaaatgcaataatgtataataaacacgatacttttatttataaaatggcCGTTTCAATGCAAGAAGAATGTTTACAGCATATGCAG atATTGGTGCAAGTTACAGGAGAGGGAACACTCAGAAGAGAAACAAGAACTGCAGCAAGCAGTAGCAGTGAGGCTAGTGAAAGTAgcataaaaaggaaaaggagTCACATTACACCAAGCCCTCATGATACAGATAGTCCACGTTCAAAAAAACGTAGAAAATCAGAGAATGATTAA
- the LOC144478821 gene encoding AN1-type zinc finger protein 1-like isoform X1, with protein MEFPNLGERCSVDECKRLNFLPFVCSHCHVTFCMQHFQAHSLKCEHFRNNVTKTKTKSLSHICSDESCKETSPIEMHCIKCKKHFCLKHRYHGCLEYSNEDKTMKLKKWQIPKKQFAEAKAIADQEITVSLKKSKNVVMANKVRLMRLKGFAVGPRNIPMNQRCYFLVYPSPKMFNKHVGSSKGVYVNMTWTIGKAIDSIADVLKVSNNNHVAGASRLQLFHHITGEVISNEMDTLLTTLLDNSELVDGQSVILEYLDCVPIDISLYK; from the exons ATGGAGTTTCCAAATCTGGGGGAAAGATGTTCAGTAGATGAGTgtaaacgattaaattttttaccgTTCGTGTGCAGTCATTGTCATGTCACTTTTTGCATGCAACACTTTCAGGCACATTCTCTCAAATGCGAACATTTCCGCAACAATGTAACGAAGACCAAGACAAAGTCATTAAGTCACATTTGTTCAGACGAGTCTTGCAAAGAAACTTCACCTATCGAAATGCACTGTATCAAATGcaagaaacatttttgtttgaaacatAGATACCATGGGTGTTTAGAATATTCTAATGAAGATAAgacaatgaaattgaaaaaatggcAGATACCAAAGAAACAATTTGCAGAAGCAAAAGCTATAGCAGATCAAGAAATCACAGTTAGTTTAAAGAAATCTAAAAACGTTGTAATGGCCAACAAA GTACGTCTTATGCGTCTAAAAGGTTTTGCTGTTGGTCCTAGAAATATACCAATGAACCAACGTTGTTACTTTCTTGTATATCCATCAcctaaaatgtttaataaacatGTAGGATCATCAAAGGGTGTTTATGTGAATATGACCTGGACAATAGGAAAAGCCATTGATTCGATTGCAGACGTACTTAAAGTATCCAATAATAATCATGTAGCAGGTGCATCtcgattacaattatttcatcaTATAACAGGCGAAGTAATATCTAATGAAATGGATACGCTATTAACAACATTGCTAGACAACTCTGAGCTTGTTGATGGTCAAAgcgttattttagaatatttagatTGTGTGCCTAtagatatttctttatataaataa
- the LOC144478819 gene encoding tetraspanin-33 isoform X1, which produces MMNNRRRTNNFTYVSSCVKYMIFMLNFVFWLFGGLLIGVGLYAFVDKWQATGSVRLENVYDVVLNISLVMVIAGGVVFVVSFAGCVGALRENTCLLKFYSLSLLVFFLLEMGVAIVGFVFPHTLQSLLEESFTDKIIQTYREDPDLQNFIDFGQQEFQCCGLSQEGYLDWGKNEYFNCSSPSVERCGVPFSCCINATDISSGLVNIMCGYKVQMFPVSEAGKKVWTSGCIEIVRSFAERNLYTIAGIALGIALSQLFVIYLAKTLEGQIELQKSRWHS; this is translated from the exons ATGATGAATAACCGAAGACggacaaataattttacatatgtTAGTTCGTGCGTAAAGTATATGATATTTATGCTCAATTTCGTTTTTTGG ttATTTGGAGGATTGTTAATTGGAGTTGGATTATACGCATTTGTGGACAAATGGCAAGCTACTGGATCTGTTAGACTGGAAAATGTGTACGATGTGGTCTTGAATATTTCTCTTGTAATGGTCATTGCAGGAGGAGTAGTCTTTGTTGTTAGTTTTGCCGGATGCGTTGGAGCACTGCGTGAAAATACATGTCTTCTGAAATTT TATTCACTTTCTTTGTTGGTATTCTTTCTCCTTGAAATGGGCGTAGCAATTGTTGGTTTTGTGTTTCCACATACATTGCAATCATTGTTGGAAGAATCGTTTacagataaaattatacaaacgtATAGGGAAGATCCTGATCTACAGAATTTCATTGACTTTGGACAACAAGAA tttcaGTGTTGCGGTTTAAGCCAAGAAGGATACTTAGACTGGGGAAAGAATGAATACTTCAATTGTTCCAGTCCCAGTGTTGAACGTTGTGGTGTACCATTTTCTTGTTGTATCAATGCTACAGACATATCG agTGGTCTCGTGAATATAATGTGTGGGTACAAAGTTCAAATGTTCCCAGTCTCTGAAGCAGGAAAAAAGGTGTGGACCAGTGGATGTATTGAAATTGTGAGAAGTTTCGCAGAACGAAATTTGTATACGATAGCTGGTATTGCTTTGGGTATAGCCCTTAGTCAGCTATTCGTAATTTATCTTGCCAAAACACTAGAAGgtcaaattgaattacaaaaatCTCGTTGGCATTCCTGA
- the LOC144467863 gene encoding uncharacterized protein LOC144467863, translating to MLKYIVLGCIVLSSAFAEPPINGVKPTNVLGTSDQHASFSFIRPGLTQTAFAFSGPSSHQSFSSSIGNPYLSQKVLPNVANALAYRNPGLGVYSVGPITNGYAAAPPAPSYVSPVAAPYPYQTAADPAALAYYQQLQQIQQPQAQGYSAAALYQAQLAQLLALRQAQAQSQAQVSQTQQVPERVELQQEEQQQEQQPQSLLGIAYSSAPSVARVKVSGNGYKFDF from the exons ATGTTG AAATACATAGTACTTGGTTGCATAGTGCTTTCCAGTGCATTTGCTGAGCCACCTATTAATGGTGTGAAACCCACAAATGTATTAGGCACTTCCGACCAACATGCATCCTTCAGTTTCATTAGGCCAGGCTTGACACAAACTGCTTTTGCATTTAGTGGACCCAGTTCTCATCAATCATTTAGTTCCAGTATTGGAAACCCATACCTATCACAGAAAGTGCTCCCTAATGTTGCCAATGCTCTGGCTTACAGGAATCCTGGCTTAg GAGTATATTCAGTTGGTCCAATTACAAATGGCTATGCAGCTGCACCACCTGCACCTTCATATGTGTCTCCTGTAGCTGCACCATACCCCTATCAAACTGCTGCAGATCCTGCAGCATTGGCTTATTATCAACAGTTGCAACAAATTCAGCAACCTCAGGCACAAGGATATTCTGCAGCTGCTTTGTACCAAGCACAATTGGCCCAACTTCTTGCACTACGGCAAGCTCAAGCACAATCGCAAGCACAAGTTTCCCAAACGCAACAG GTTCCCGAACGTGTCGAATTGCAGCAGGAGGAACAGCAACAGGAACAACAACCTCAGAGTTTGTTAGGCATCGCTTATTCTTCTGCGCCTTCTGTGGCACGCGTGAAAGTTTCTGGAAATGGTTATAAATTTGACTTTTAG
- the LOC144478821 gene encoding anaphase-promoting complex subunit 13-like isoform X2, with the protein MDSQVCGDGRLLLDLIDEAWQDECLPIDDIVVPAAELPDPESDNGDSHMTLKELEQKWNNLALGALSENHLHSPTPSHN; encoded by the coding sequence ATGGACAGTCAAGTGTGTGGAGACGgtagattattattagatttgaTCGATGAAGCTTGGCAAGATGAATGTTTGCCCATCGATGATATTGTAGTACCAGCAGCAGAATTACCTGATCCGGAAAGCGACAATGGCGATTCACATATGACACTAAAGGAATTGGAACAAAAGTGGAATAATCTTGCTTTGGGCGCACTCAGCGAAAATCATTTACATTCTCCGACACCGTCTCACAATTAA
- the LOC144467906 gene encoding astakine isoform X2: MASILLTSILLLSFSCFSHATNRPDYIRCQNNLECGPEYCCTIGANRYSTPQCKPMQALGEMCRPGSASTINMTASYPDGAQVLLTNVHFILCPCADGLFCDRGVCKEAAEKRDSNLLIDENRNRED, from the exons ATGGCGTCGATCTTGCTTACTTCGATTCTTCTCCTTTCGTTCAGCTGCTTCTCCCACGCAACGAACCGACCAGATTATATTCGCTGTCAGAATAATTTGGAATGTGGGCCCGAATACTGTTGCACCATAG GAGCAAACAGGTACAGTACTCCTCAGTGCAAACCTATGCAAGCATTGGGAGAAATGTGCAGACCAGGCAGCGCTTCCACGATCAACATGACCGCGTCGTATCCTGACGGTGCTCAGGTGTTATTGACCAACGTCCATTTCATCCTTTGTCCCTGCGCCGACGGATTGTTCTGCGACCGAGGTGTCTGCAAAGAGGCAGCCGAGAAACGTGACTCAAATCTTCTGATCGATGAAAACCGCAATCGAGAAGATTGA
- the LOC144478819 gene encoding tetraspanin-14 isoform X2 — MIFMLNFVFWLFGGLLIGVGLYAFVDKWQATGSVRLENVYDVVLNISLVMVIAGGVVFVVSFAGCVGALRENTCLLKFYSLSLLVFFLLEMGVAIVGFVFPHTLQSLLEESFTDKIIQTYREDPDLQNFIDFGQQEFQCCGLSQEGYLDWGKNEYFNCSSPSVERCGVPFSCCINATDISSGLVNIMCGYKVQMFPVSEAGKKVWTSGCIEIVRSFAERNLYTIAGIALGIALSQLFVIYLAKTLEGQIELQKSRWHS; from the exons ATGATATTTATGCTCAATTTCGTTTTTTGG ttATTTGGAGGATTGTTAATTGGAGTTGGATTATACGCATTTGTGGACAAATGGCAAGCTACTGGATCTGTTAGACTGGAAAATGTGTACGATGTGGTCTTGAATATTTCTCTTGTAATGGTCATTGCAGGAGGAGTAGTCTTTGTTGTTAGTTTTGCCGGATGCGTTGGAGCACTGCGTGAAAATACATGTCTTCTGAAATTT TATTCACTTTCTTTGTTGGTATTCTTTCTCCTTGAAATGGGCGTAGCAATTGTTGGTTTTGTGTTTCCACATACATTGCAATCATTGTTGGAAGAATCGTTTacagataaaattatacaaacgtATAGGGAAGATCCTGATCTACAGAATTTCATTGACTTTGGACAACAAGAA tttcaGTGTTGCGGTTTAAGCCAAGAAGGATACTTAGACTGGGGAAAGAATGAATACTTCAATTGTTCCAGTCCCAGTGTTGAACGTTGTGGTGTACCATTTTCTTGTTGTATCAATGCTACAGACATATCG agTGGTCTCGTGAATATAATGTGTGGGTACAAAGTTCAAATGTTCCCAGTCTCTGAAGCAGGAAAAAAGGTGTGGACCAGTGGATGTATTGAAATTGTGAGAAGTTTCGCAGAACGAAATTTGTATACGATAGCTGGTATTGCTTTGGGTATAGCCCTTAGTCAGCTATTCGTAATTTATCTTGCCAAAACACTAGAAGgtcaaattgaattacaaaaatCTCGTTGGCATTCCTGA